Part of the Deltaproteobacteria bacterium genome, GGACAGCAGCTTCCCGCTTCGGAATATGGCATCGGGAATCAACGTTCCATCATGGTGATGTATGGCCCGGGATTCAAGAAAGGATATAGATTAAAAAGAACAATGTGGCTGACAGACGTGGTGCCGACTATCTGCCATGCCCTTAACTGGCCGATGCCAGAGGATGTGGAAGGCGCTGTCGTCTTCCAGGCTTTCAAGGACCCAAACTTCAAGCTCAAAGAGCTTTCCAAGCTCAAGGACGGCCTAGAGAGGATGGAAATTGCTCTGGCCAGACAGGATCGGGAGCCCTGGGACAAGCATGATTGCGCCTGATCCAGTCCGCGTCTCTGAGAAGACACAAACGCCACAAGAAGCCATGAAAAACTGTATGGCCATGACGATGATATGGACTAGTCTGGACTTAACTTGATAATCGGCTGTGCAGGTTGAGGGGTCACGGCAAGTCCTTTCCGGATGAACAAGCTAAATTCAAAAGGAGAATAAAGCCGTGACCCTCACAGCCTATTGCTGCGGTTATATGCCTATAGAATCATAGCGAAATCGTATAAATAACCGGATAAACGAGCACAAGGCTTCATAACATCATCGTCCTATTCTTTCGGCATTATCCTAAAGTGCGGGCAGTCATCTATAACCACGTCAACCAGAACCGGTTTACTGGTATTTAAAGCCTTGTCAAAAGCCGGTTTGAGTTCTTCAGGCTTCTCAACCAGGATGCCTTCCATGCCAAAGGCTTTGGCGATTTCAGAAAATTTAGGCCGAGGATAAACTGTCGCAATGCGCCGATCAGGTTTCTGGAAATCCATGACGTTTCCGAGACAGGCATTATTCATGACCACAAGGGTCAGAGGCAGTTCATACTCCATGGCCATTTCAAGGGTATAGAGGTGCATCATTAACCCACCGTCACCGCAAACACCAACGACCCTTCTATCCGGCTCGAGCATTTGCGCTGCCAAGGATGCGGGCGGGCCGTAACCGACTCCAGCCGCACCACCTGCTGCAATGAGCTGCCCCGCTCTCTTGGTCTGGAAGTGATGAGCCATCCACATCCGGTTATTACCGGCGTCAAGGACAACCGTGTCATCAACTCCGACCTGATCGTTTAACTCCTTAACCAATCTTTCCGGCGCAATGGGAACACTGTCTGAATTTAAGAAATCCTCGTTGAAAAAGCTGGCTTCAGTTTTTCTTTTCTTTAGATCTTCAATGCGCTTTGTTACGTCAAACAGAATCGGTTTGTTTTTAATTGAGTTGATTATCTCTTTCAATGCCAGCTTTAGATCAGAAGTAATACCGATTTCAATGGGGAAAGTCCATCCTGCATTGAGCGGCTCTATATCTATCTGGATGATTTTTTGTCGCTTGGGATCAATGAAATCCGGGGAGAGCATCTTTGTATTATCCGGCGCGAGGCAGGTACCGATGGCAAAAATAACATCCGCCTCAGATACCGTAGCATTGGCGACTTTTTGTCCAATCTGGCCCATGGTGCCCAAAGCGCAGTCATGGGTTTCCGCAATTGAGCTTTTACCCATATAAGTCGTGGCTACGGGCAGGCCTATAAGTTCCGCCAGTTCCTGGAGTTCTGCATATGCCTTGGCTCTGTGGACACCTGTGCCAGCAACAATGACCGGCTCTTTGGCTTCCAGTAACAGGGCAGCCGCTTTTTCTGCATCACTCGATGATATGCAGGGTGGCGAGGTCTTGAGATATCCCTCGATTGGATGGTATTTTGGGTTTGCCTCATCTGGATTGATGCTGGAAAAAGCCGCGTTCCAGTTAACCAGGACACAAGCCGGTCCGGGGCGGCCGGTGGTAGCATGTTTTATGGCCAGTTGAACCCCATGGATAAACTCTGAGGCGTTGGTGGTATAGGTAGTATACTTGGTCATGGATTTCATTATGTGGGGAAGGTTAATTGCTCCGTATTCACCAGCGGCGTTCTGATAAGGCCCAAATTGCGGGAGGGAGCTGTAATCTGAAACATCGCAGATAATCAGCATGGGTACACCAGCCAGGCAGGATTCCACAATGCCGAATCCGCCATTGGTGCCGATCCAGAGGCCTTGCCCCATCAGGACTCCGGGCTTGCCGGTTATCCGTCCATAGACGTCGGCCATACAGGCGGCGCCGCCCTCATGCCGCGCCAAAACCATACGTATCTTGTCTTTTTCATCAACCAGCCCGTCAAAGAGTGTGCCTGTTGCTCCGCCAGGCAGGCCGAAAACATGATCAATGCCTGCATCAATAAGGATTTCAGTAAAAATTGAACCCACACGTTCCATTATTTTTCCTCCTTGAAATGGTGTCTCTATGAAACGATCTGACTCTATATTACGCACCCCTGAAACACAAGAAAATTAGCCATCCTGTCATACCATGTCCTTGAGCAGGAATTTAATTTGAATTTTTCTGTCCCATAAGATACCTTCTTCCCGAATGAAAAGGTCCAGAGATAGCTTTATTCCTTAAATGCGGATCATTTTAAAGAATTCTGGCCGGGTTAAGGAGGTTGTAAAATATGGCGCTGGATGAACTGCTTCCCAAGGCGGTTAAACTATATCCACATAAAGAAGCCTTTGTTTGTGGCGATACAAGATTAAGTTACCAGGCTTTTAGCCATCGGGTGTGGCAGCTCTGTCGTGCTTTAACTGGTCTCGGCTTGAAAAAGCAGGACCGCCTGGCTATCCTCCATGAAAACTGCCATGTTTTCCTTGAAACATACTTTGCCTGCGCCCATCTGGGGCTCATCCTGGTGCCTCTCAATATAAGGCTCTCCCCAAAGGAGCTGGGCATGATCCTTCAAGACAGCCAGTCCGGTACGCTGATCGCTCAGGCAAAATTCAGAGACAAGGTTGAACATGTGGCTTCTATGATACCGGACCTTATAAAAATCATCTGGAATCAAAGGGACTTTAAAATCGTCAAATCGAAGAGTCTGGATTATGAAGTTTTACTTCAAGAACAAGGCAGCGCACCGCCGCCTGAGCTTGAAATTAACGATGCCGATGTAGCCCAGCTTTACTATACCAGCGGGACGACCGGCCGTCCCAAAGGGGTGATGCTAACCCACAAGAACGTAAAGACCCACGCCTTGGGAACCATTGCGGAACTTCACCTCACTGATAGTGACAACTGGATTCATGTAGCCCCCCTTTTTCATCTGGCCGATGCCTGGGCCACCTTTGCCATTACTTGGGCGGGTGGAAAACATATTATTGTACCTAGCTTCGACCCCTTGATGGTATTTGCGGCCATGGCAGAGGAGAAGGTCACCATTACCAATCTGATCCCGACCATGCTGAATATGATGATTAACCACCCTGACGTAAAAAACTATGATTACTCGAGTTTAAGAGTATTATTAAGCGGAGGCGCTCCCATTGCCCCGGACCTTGTTCGCAAAATCATCGAAACCTTTGATTGCGACTATATCCAGACCTATGGCATGACTGAAACAAGCCCTTATCTGACCCTGTCCATTCTTAAAGCGCGCCTTAAAGATCTGCCTTGGGAAGAACAGCTCAAGTTCAAAGCGAGCACGGGAAGGGAATTCATCGCCGTGAGCTTGAAGGTGGTTGACGAAGCAGGCCGGGAAGTGCCTCAGGACGGCCGGCATACAGGTGAAATAATTGTTAAGGGAGATATTGTGACCCCGGGATATTGGAATTTGCCAGAAGAAACGGAAAGAGCCATTCAGGGCGGGTGGCTGTACACGGGTGATCTGGCTGTGATTGATGAGGAAGGTTATGTCACCATTGTGGATCGGAAGAAAGACATAATTTTAACAGGTGGTGAAAACGTCTATTCCACAGAGGTGGAAAATGTTCTGTACATGCATCCAGACATTCTAGAGGCTGCTGTTATCGCTGTGCCTGACAGTCACTGGGGGGAGGCGGTCAAGGCCTGTGTGGTTTTAAAAGAGGGATGTCAAAGAATGGAAGAGGAAATAATTGCTTTTTGTAAGCAGCACCTGGCACATTACAAGGCGCCTAAAAGTGTGGATTTTTTGGACGCGCTGCCTTTGACGGGCACGGGCAAGATCTATAAAAAAGCCTTGAGGGATTCTTACTGGCAAGACAAAAATAAGCGGGTGAGCTAGGTTCTTTTTATTCGGTTCCACTTTTTCAGAGGGTTTTGAATGATTGACGTATTAAACTTTACTTAATGGAAGCGGTCTCTATTAAGAAGGAAGGGCGTATTTTCTACGGCTGGTTCGTGGTGGCCGTATCTTTTTTGTGCTGGTTTGCCGCCGACGCCTTTGGTTGGTACACCTTTGGTATATTCATTGGGCCTATGACCAGTGAGTTTGGCTGGACCACTATCGGGATGACTGGGGCGTTAACGCTTCGAACTGTAATAGCCGGTCTTATCGGACCCATCGTCGGGCCCCTGGCTGACACCAGGCACGGCGCCAGGGTGCTCATGTCCGTGGGGGTTCTGATCGCTGGAGGTGTGGCTCTGGCTGTCAGCCATGTCCAAACCCTGTGGCAGTTTTATTTTTTTTATGGAGTCATTGGGTCGCTGGGTATGGTCGGCTTTGGAGGCTTGGTGACCAATACCATTCTTGCTAAGTGGTTTATACGCAAGCGGGGCCGGGCCATGGGCATATCCGCCATGGGTGTCTCAACGGCCGGGCTGGTCTTTGTTCCTCTGGTGCACTATCTCATCACGAATTATGGGTGGCGGACGACACTGGTCGTACTTAGCATTATTATCTGGAGCTTGACGTTTTTTCCTATCTTACTGGTCGTTCGGCGTCGTCCCGAAGATATGGGTCTTAGACCTGACGGCGACGATCCTGAAGTTGAGAACGAAAGCTTCTCGGCGGCAGGCGTAATGTCTGCTGGTGAGCATATCTGGACTCTGAAAGAGGCCTTACGAACCAGGACATTGTGGCTGCTTCTTGTTGGATTTAATATTACCGGTCTTTCTCTCTCCGGGGTGATGATTCACTTTTTCCCTTATCTGCAAAGCAAGGGATTCTCTTCTGATATTGCGGCCAGTGCCTTGACCACGTTCGCTTTCTGCTGTCTTGTGGTTAAAATACCCTGGGGGCTGATTGCGGAAAGGGTCCATGTACGCCGCTGCATCATCGCTTCCTATAGCGGTTGTGCCATTGGCCTGGTAATCATTATTTACTCAGACAGTGTCTTTTCGGTTTTTTTGTATGCCGTGGCCTATGGGATAGCTTTAGGGGGAGACATGGTGCTGCGGGAGCTTGTCTGGGCCAACTACTATGGCCGCACCTTCCTGGGGACGATCCGCGGGGTTATTATGCCCGCCAATCTGATATCAATGGCGGGCGGCCCTCTCTTTGCGGCGTGGCTCCGTGACACGACAGGGGGCTACCAGCTTGCCTACACCTTATTCCTTATGGCTTCTATTATTGGCGTTTTTTTTATTTATTTAGCCAGACCTCCTAAGATATCACAGGTGAGATCGTTAAAAAAGGGCAGGTCAATTCAGCCGGAAAGGTGAAGTTATTTTAATATTTTTTGTGCCTTGATAACTATGCCTTTTTTCTTTATTCTTTGCATAATAAAAACACGTTACTATTTCACACTAGAGACAGCTAAAGCCTCTAAAGGCTTGACCTGCAAGCCTGCCATCCCTTGATTTGGGCAATGATACGACTTACGATATTACATGATAACTTCCTTTTTCCGAAGTTCGGCTATTTCCTGATCACCTAATCCCAACAGTTCCCCTAACACATACTGGTTGTGTTCTCCCAAAAGGGGCGCATGACCGGCAGGTAATTCAAGATCGCTTATTTTCCACGGCGGTCCCACCAGTTCCAATGCGCCAAGCTCAGGATGGTTGATTTTCACAAAGGCCTGGCGAGCCTTGAGGTGAGGGTCTGCATAAAGGTCCCGAGCCTCTCTTGATGGGGCCGCGGCCAGGCCGGCTTTACAGAATTCATTTACCATCCAATCGCGGTCTCGCTGACGTGTCCATGACTCGGTGATTTGATTCAATTCAGCCTCATTCTTCTTGCGGGATTTCATGTTCGCAAACCGGGGATCTTCTGCCAGCTCTGGCTTGTTAATGACGCGGGCCAGGGTGGTGAACTCTTTGTCAGAATGTATTTCCAGGGCCAGCCAGCGATCCACTCCCCAGCATTGGTACACATTGTGCGGGGCGTACTCAGGATGAGCGTTACCTGTGCGCTCCGGGACGACAGAGGTCATCTCATATCCGAGCAGGACCTCGCCGATGATGGAGCTTACGCCCTCACACTGGGAGTAATCAATAAATTGACCTTCACCCGTATGGTAGCGGTGATAGAGCGCTGCGACAGTGGCAAAGGCGGCCATGGTGGCGTTCATGAGATCAACGTCGCCGGGACTGCCATGACTGGGGTGGTCATCTGGATGACCCGTTATATACGTCCCTCCGCCGATGCCATGATGTATAGTGGCAAATCCGAGATATTGAGATTCAGGTCCTTCATGGCCTCTGCCTGAGGTTGAAATAACAATAATGTCAGGTCGAATCTTCCGAAGGTCCTGGTAGCCTAACCCCAGCTTCGCCATAGCACCGGGACGCAGGTTATCGAGCACGACGTCGCTCAGGGTCACCAGCCGTTTAGCAAGTTCAACACCTTCAGGCATGCGGAGGTCAAGGGTGAGGCTCTTTTTATCCCGGTTGACTGAATTAAATGACAATCCCTGGTTGGGTGGACAGGGTATGGGGGCTGGTTCGGGCAAAGGCCAGGGGAAGGTGCGGCGCATGAGATCGGTTCGCTTGTGACCTTCGATTTTAATGACTTCGGCGCCGAGGTTAGCCATAAGCATGCTTACATACGGCCCGGCCCAAACCCAGCTAAAATCAAGCACTCTAATGCCTTGGAGAGGAAGGGGGCGGTCCTTGAGGCGTATCTGAGCCTCGTCCTCGTTCCCTTTGGCTGACGATACTTGTACATCGGTGCCGAATATTAAGGGATCGTTGGATACATCTTCATTGTGCTGACCCAACAGCGGAGCTGGTCTGCTTACCCGTGGCGGCGTGCCTGACATCTTGTACGGCCAGCCGGCGTATCTGTATTTACCAACTTCCGGATGATCTACTTCGACAAAGTAGCCCCTGGCGGCATATTGCGGGTTGTTCATGACATCTTCGGCCGTGTTGACCGGCCCGATGGGGATTCCCTTTTGGGCCGCCTTATGGTGGATATCGTTCTTTTTTTGCTTTCGCATCCAGTCTTCAATCATCGGGGCGATATCCATCAAGTGGTGAATTCGATAGTGCATATCATCCCATTTGTCATCTTCAGCCCATGGCGGTTTGCCCATCAATTCTCTAAAGGCTCTAAAATGGTGATCGTCGGCCGCGCCGAGGATGACATAACCGTCGCTGGTCTCCATCCTTCCCATGGCTGGCGGTCTGTCAGGGACGCGGGACCAGGTTGTTTTATGATACCGGCTGCCAGCCACCACAGGGCTCACCATGGTCAGAATGACTTCTTGGAGAGAGATGTCCACGAGATGGCCCTTACCCGTTTTCTTGCGACCCATTAGTAGAGACACGGCGGCGAAGGCAGCGGTGATTCCGCCATGATAGCCCACCGGATAACCGCCTAGTTTGACCGGGGGGAAGTCTATGTCCACCGAGCGAGCGGGCATGAGATTACTCAAACCTCCAGCGTGGATCAGGGTCAGTTCATCCCCCTTGACATTGGCCCTCGGACCGGTGCGTCCATATGGCGTGATGGAGATATAAATCAGCCCGGGTTTCAACAGCTGCAGGTTCTCCCAGCCCAGTTCAAGCTCCTCCAAAACCTTGGGATGGTGGTTGTCAACAAGAACATCAGCCCATT contains:
- a CDS encoding thiamine pyrophosphate-binding protein, producing the protein MERVGSIFTEILIDAGIDHVFGLPGGATGTLFDGLVDEKDKIRMVLARHEGGAACMADVYGRITGKPGVLMGQGLWIGTNGGFGIVESCLAGVPMLIICDVSDYSSLPQFGPYQNAAGEYGAINLPHIMKSMTKYTTYTTNASEFIHGVQLAIKHATTGRPGPACVLVNWNAAFSSINPDEANPKYHPIEGYLKTSPPCISSSDAEKAAALLLEAKEPVIVAGTGVHRAKAYAELQELAELIGLPVATTYMGKSSIAETHDCALGTMGQIGQKVANATVSEADVIFAIGTCLAPDNTKMLSPDFIDPKRQKIIQIDIEPLNAGWTFPIEIGITSDLKLALKEIINSIKNKPILFDVTKRIEDLKKRKTEASFFNEDFLNSDSVPIAPERLVKELNDQVGVDDTVVLDAGNNRMWMAHHFQTKRAGQLIAAGGAAGVGYGPPASLAAQMLEPDRRVVGVCGDGGLMMHLYTLEMAMEYELPLTLVVMNNACLGNVMDFQKPDRRIATVYPRPKFSEIAKAFGMEGILVEKPEELKPAFDKALNTSKPVLVDVVIDDCPHFRIMPKE
- a CDS encoding long-chain-fatty-acid--CoA ligase; the protein is MALDELLPKAVKLYPHKEAFVCGDTRLSYQAFSHRVWQLCRALTGLGLKKQDRLAILHENCHVFLETYFACAHLGLILVPLNIRLSPKELGMILQDSQSGTLIAQAKFRDKVEHVASMIPDLIKIIWNQRDFKIVKSKSLDYEVLLQEQGSAPPPELEINDADVAQLYYTSGTTGRPKGVMLTHKNVKTHALGTIAELHLTDSDNWIHVAPLFHLADAWATFAITWAGGKHIIVPSFDPLMVFAAMAEEKVTITNLIPTMLNMMINHPDVKNYDYSSLRVLLSGGAPIAPDLVRKIIETFDCDYIQTYGMTETSPYLTLSILKARLKDLPWEEQLKFKASTGREFIAVSLKVVDEAGREVPQDGRHTGEIIVKGDIVTPGYWNLPEETERAIQGGWLYTGDLAVIDEEGYVTIVDRKKDIILTGGENVYSTEVENVLYMHPDILEAAVIAVPDSHWGEAVKACVVLKEGCQRMEEEIIAFCKQHLAHYKAPKSVDFLDALPLTGTGKIYKKALRDSYWQDKNKRVS
- a CDS encoding MFS transporter, encoding MEAVSIKKEGRIFYGWFVVAVSFLCWFAADAFGWYTFGIFIGPMTSEFGWTTIGMTGALTLRTVIAGLIGPIVGPLADTRHGARVLMSVGVLIAGGVALAVSHVQTLWQFYFFYGVIGSLGMVGFGGLVTNTILAKWFIRKRGRAMGISAMGVSTAGLVFVPLVHYLITNYGWRTTLVVLSIIIWSLTFFPILLVVRRRPEDMGLRPDGDDPEVENESFSAAGVMSAGEHIWTLKEALRTRTLWLLLVGFNITGLSLSGVMIHFFPYLQSKGFSSDIAASALTTFAFCCLVVKIPWGLIAERVHVRRCIIASYSGCAIGLVIIIYSDSVFSVFLYAVAYGIALGGDMVLRELVWANYYGRTFLGTIRGVIMPANLISMAGGPLFAAWLRDTTGGYQLAYTLFLMASIIGVFFIYLARPPKISQVRSLKKGRSIQPER
- a CDS encoding CoA transferase, with translation MTKSALAGVKVVEFATMVSGPYCCKLLADMGADVIKVEPSKGDPARLAGPFPESGPHQERSALFLYNNTSKRGITLDLNRPEDVESFRRLLKWADVLVDNHHPKVLEELELGWENLQLLKPGLIYISITPYGRTGPRANVKGDELTLIHAGGLSNLMPARSVDIDFPPVKLGGYPVGYHGGITAAFAAVSLLMGRKKTGKGHLVDISLQEVILTMVSPVVAGSRYHKTTWSRVPDRPPAMGRMETSDGYVILGAADDHHFRAFRELMGKPPWAEDDKWDDMHYRIHHLMDIAPMIEDWMRKQKKNDIHHKAAQKGIPIGPVNTAEDVMNNPQYAARGYFVEVDHPEVGKYRYAGWPYKMSGTPPRVSRPAPLLGQHNEDVSNDPLIFGTDVQVSSAKGNEDEAQIRLKDRPLPLQGIRVLDFSWVWAGPYVSMLMANLGAEVIKIEGHKRTDLMRRTFPWPLPEPAPIPCPPNQGLSFNSVNRDKKSLTLDLRMPEGVELAKRLVTLSDVVLDNLRPGAMAKLGLGYQDLRKIRPDIIVISTSGRGHEGPESQYLGFATIHHGIGGGTYITGHPDDHPSHGSPGDVDLMNATMAAFATVAALYHRYHTGEGQFIDYSQCEGVSSIIGEVLLGYEMTSVVPERTGNAHPEYAPHNVYQCWGVDRWLALEIHSDKEFTTLARVINKPELAEDPRFANMKSRKKNEAELNQITESWTRQRDRDWMVNEFCKAGLAAAPSREARDLYADPHLKARQAFVKINHPELGALELVGPPWKISDLELPAGHAPLLGEHNQYVLGELLGLGDQEIAELRKKEVIM